The following are from one region of the Actinomycetes bacterium genome:
- a CDS encoding type II toxin-antitoxin system PemK/MazF family toxin, which yields MRGEVYRLRSARGARGHEQAGVRYAVVVQSDLLPLSTWLVAPTSTSARAATFRPEVSIEGGPTRVLAEQTSAVDPQRLEESAGHLTFDELRQVDAALRLVLGL from the coding sequence GTGCGTGGTGAGGTCTACCGCCTGCGCTCTGCCCGTGGCGCCCGGGGCCATGAGCAGGCCGGCGTCCGCTACGCGGTCGTCGTCCAGTCCGACCTGCTGCCGCTCTCGACCTGGCTGGTCGCGCCGACGTCCACCTCGGCACGCGCGGCCACCTTCCGTCCGGAGGTGTCCATCGAGGGCGGCCCGACCCGGGTGCTGGCCGAGCAGACCAGTGCCGTGGATCCGCAGCGCTTGGAGGAGTCAGCCGGTCACCTCACCTTCGATGAGCTGCGCCAGGTCGACGCCGCGCTGCGGCTGGTCCTCGGCCTGTGA